The genomic segment GAACCGGTCGAACACGTGCGGCAGGACTTCCGGTGGGATTCCTGGCCCGGCATCCCGGACCGTGAGGAGGACGCGGGGCGGCTCGCCACCGACCGGACGCGCTTCGATGGTGACCTGAATCTCCTCGCCACCGTGGACGAGCGCGTTCTGCACGACGTTCTCGATCGCGTGTTCCAGGAGGTCCGGGTCGCCTGCCGCGGTCAGGGACTCCGGCACCTCGATGCGGAGTGCGATACGGCGTTGCTGGAACTCCAGTCGACGTCGTGCGACGACCCGCTCGACGAGCGTGGCGAGCGAGACCGGCTGGAGCTCGAGCGAAGCCTGGCCAGACTCGAGGCGCGTGAGGTGGAGGAGCTGCGTGAGCAACCGCGCTGCGCGTTCGCTCTCCTCGGCGATGAGCCGGAGAACCTCCTCGCGCTGCTCCGGCTCCTCGACGAGTCCCTCGCGCATGGCCTGGGCGTAGCCCTGGATGACCGTCAGCGGTGTCCGGAGTTCGTGGGCCACATTGGTGAGGAGGTTCCGCTGGCTCTCCAAGAGTCGCCGGAGATTCCGCACCATCGTGTTGAAGCTCCGGACGAGCCGCGACACTTCCTCCGGACCCGTCCCTTGCGCTTCCCGGTTCAGGTCACCCGCTGCGATCGCGTCGGCGACGCTCGCCAGTTGGGCGATCGGCCGGGCGATCGAGCGGGCGAGGAACCAGGTGACGACCAGCGACACGCTGAGTCCAGCCAGGACGGCGATGCCGAGGCCGGGCAGC from the Thermomicrobium sp. 4228-Ro genome contains:
- a CDS encoding sensor histidine kinase encodes the protein MIRSLRARLFASFVLVVLVMVTTAAMAAIWPIAHAQQTLQRRQLEELTAQLAAGVDTVYRRPGLRPLLGDEFLHELGERTGTRLVIMDSRGAILADSGEEPLPEATRIMLRFSVRGDDGELEPGRRGRAAARFAGSVAGYAVATAPLASVPDATLVVLAPAPTRALVRALLPGLGIAVLAGLSVSLVVTWFLARSIARPIAQLASVADAIAAGDLNREAQGTGPEEVSRLVRSFNTMVRNLRRLLESQRNLLTNVAHELRTPLTVIQGYAQAMREGLVEEPEQREEVLRLIAEESERAARLLTQLLHLTRLESGQASLELQPVSLATLVERVVARRRLEFQQRRIALRIEVPESLTAAGDPDLLEHAIENVVQNALVHGGEEIQVTIEARPVGGEPPRVLLTVRDAGPGIPPEVLPHVFDRFYRGTSERRNGFGLGLAIVREIMQLHGGTVEIASEPGRGTAVTLTLPTYADRA